Proteins co-encoded in one Plasmodium reichenowi strain SY57 chromosome 10, whole genome shotgun sequence genomic window:
- a CDS encoding zinc transporter, putative, with translation MWLSTFLALLIFVECVIVVYIPAYIESKLSKIKKNRFFNMENFENIASGAILALAFLHMLPEVIILSNKKNMNLYYIFILVLVSVTFLNITDILYDHHFESTFDVNCTLACENSNNQIKNINDKEITTNYIDIKSNEVIDLELKAMDNNINNNNNNNNNNNKTDPCKTNIFFEIFKSNSFFIVLSLFIHSFIEGLLMGSLKDKNAIIIVGLSMLAHKWAECLIVYKNVVTKIENPLLASIYAWSFILSLPLGVFIAIFSFPSNEFVEIIFSSIACGFFLYLSFNMTKEIKITKSNKHFISFSYFLGVGGMSALMTLFNSFESNNII, from the exons ATGTGGTTATCAACATTTCTAGCCTTACTTATTTTTGTGGAATGTGTTATAGTTGTGTATATACCAGCATATATAGAAAGTAAATTATCaaaaattaagaaaaacagattttttaatatgGAAAATTTTGAAAACATAGCAAGTG GCGCGATATTAGCTTTAGCCTTTTTGCATATGCTACCAGAAGTTATAATTTTATccaacaaaaaaaatatgaatctgtattatatttttatattagtACTTGTATCTGTAActtttttgaatataacGGATATACTATATGATCATCACTTTGAAAGTACTTTTGATGTTAATTGTACACTAGCATGTGAAAATTCAAACAATcaaattaaaaacataaacgataaagaaattactacaaattatatagaCATAAAATCAAATGAAGTTATAGATTTAGAATTGAAGGCAatggataataatattaataacaacaacaacaataataataataataataaaaccGATCCATGTAAAactaatatattttttgaaatatttaaatcaaactctttttttattgttttaaGCCTTTTTATACATTCTTTTATAGAAG GCTTACTTATGGGAAGTctaaaagataaaaatgCTATTATAATCGTAGGACTCTCAATGTTAGCTCATAAATGGGCTGAATGTTTAATAGTTTATAAGAATGTTGTTACCAAAATAGaa AATCCTTTACTAGCAAGCATATATGCTTGGTCTTTTATCTTATCTTTACCATTAGGAGTTTTTATTGCAATATTTTCCTTCCCTTcaa ATGAATTTGtagaaataatttttaGTTCAATTGCTTGTGGTTTTTTTCTGTATCTTTCCTTTAAC aTGACtaaggaaataaaaataacaaagAGTAATAAGCATTTCATATCTTTTAGTTATTTCCTTGGAGTTGGAGGCATGTCAGCATTGATGacattatttaattcttttgaaagtaataatataatatag